The following DNA comes from Agromyces mangrovi.
TGGCCGACATGCACGAGGCGAGGTCGCGCGAGCGGCGGCTCGCCGAGGCGGCAGCGGGCGAGCTCGCGGTCACCGAGACGGTCGATCCCCGACTCGAGGAGCGCGTGCTGGTCGCCGACGAGCTCTCGCACCTGCCGCCGGAGCCGCGCCGGATCATGCACCTGGCCTATTACGAGGGGCTCACCCACGGGCAGATCGCCGAACGGATCGGCATGCCGCTCGGCACCGTGAAGAGCCACGTCAGACGAAGTCTCACCCGCATGCGAGCCCGATTGGAGGTGGATGATGCTGCACTGTGACGACGATGAACTCGCCGTGATCGCCCTGGGCGACCGCGAGCCGACGCGCGAGGAGCGCGACCACCTCGACGGGTGCCTCCGCTGCATGGGGGAGCTCGATGCGCTCCGCGCGGCATCCGACCTCGCTCGCGAGACCGTGGGCGCCCCGCTCCAGGCCCCGCCCGCGTCGGTCTGGGCCGGCATCCACGCCGAGCTCGGCCTGGGCGAAGCGCTCAGGGCGACACCGGCGGATGCCTCCGAAGCGGACGAGGCACCCGCGGCACCCGCTGCGCCGCCTCCTGCGACCGTGCCGCCCGCCCCCGTCGACCTGGCCGAGCGCCGCCGCGCCCGCGGCTCCCGCTTCTGGGCGCCGCTGCTGGCCGCGGCCGCCGTGCTCGGGCTGGTGGTGGGCGTCGGTGCCGGCATCTGGTGGAACTCCCGCGAGCCCGACCCGACCGTGCTGGCCGAGGCGGAGCTCGCGGGCTTCCCCGACTGGCCGGGCGCGAGCGGCGTCGCGGTGGTCGAGGAGCTGCCCGACGGCACGCGCGAGGTCGTGGTCGACCTCTCCGGCGTCGACGACCCGGACGACCTGCTCGAGGTGTGGCTCATCCGCGGTGACGCGTCCGGCCTCGTGAGCATCGGGCTGCTCGACGGTGCGACCGGTCGCTTCACGGTGCCGGCCGGCCTCGACCTGGGGGAGTACCCGCTGGTCGACGTCTCGGCCGAGCCCGACGACGGCGACCCGGCGCACTCGGGCGACTCGATCGTGCGCGGCGACCTGCGCGGCGCCTGAGCCCGCCGGTTCGTCAGCCGGCGAGCACGCCCACCTCCGCCCACCCCTCGGCGACGGCGAGCGCCTCCGCCGAGGTGTCGCTGAAGCGAGCGCGGGCGGTGTCGAGCGTGGCCGCGGCGAACCCGGCGAAGTCGGTGTCGCGTCCGATGCGGTCGCTCGTGAGGGTGTCGTACCAGACCCGGCCCGCGCGTTCCCAGGCCGGGCCGCCGAGGCGCAGCGCGGCGACCACGAACGCCCGGTTCGGGATGCCCGAGTTGAGGTGCACGCCGCCGTTGTCCTCGCGCGTCTCGATGTAGTCGCGCAGATGGGCGGGCTGCGGGTCGCGGCCCAGCACGTCGTCGTCGTAGGCCGTGCCCGGGGCGATCATGGAGCGGATGGCGTCGCCCTCGACCTGGTCGGTGAACAGCCCCTCGCCGATGAGCCAGCTCGCGTCGCGCGCCTCCTGGCGGCGAACGTACTGCTCCAGCAGCGCGCCGAACACGTCGGAGACGTGCTCGTTCAGGGCGCCCGACTGCCCCTGGTAGCGCAGGTTCGCGGTGCGCTCGGTCACGCCGTGGGCGAGCTCGTGCCCGATCACGGAGAGCGAGTTGGTGAAGCCGACGAACACCTCACCGTCGCCGTCGCCGAACACCATGCGCTCGCCGTCCCAGAACGCGTTGTCGTAGTCGCGCCCGTAGTGCACGGTGGCGTCGAGCGGCATGCCCGCCCCGTCGATCGAGTCGCGCCCGTAGGCCTCGAACAGGAAGCCGAACATGTCGCCGAGGCCGTCGTACGCCTCGGTCACCGCCTCGTCGCCCGTGTCGGGCCCGCCTTCGCTGCGCACGAGGCGCCCGGGCAGCACCTCCCGGCCGCCCGCGTCGGAGATGCGGCGGAACGGCGTGCCCGGCGCACGGTCGGCCGGTGCGGGCGCGGCCCGCACCCCGGGCGGGCTCGGCGGATGCTCGTCGGTGCAGCGGAACTCGCGGAACGGCGCGTCGCGGTCGAGCGTGCGCCGCGCGGCGATGGCCGCGTGCCCGAGCTCGGGCTGCACGGCGATGCGGGCCAGCAGGTACGGCGGAACGATCCAGGAGCGGTGCGCTGCAGGTCGGGTGCGGGCGTCGGCTCGAGGCATCCGTGTCGTCATGGCTCGATGCTCGCACGCGCCGCCGACGACTCGTCCACGAACGCGCCGACCGCCTGCGCGAGTCCGCATCCGGTATGCGATCCTGAAACGGTGACCGTCGCCACGCCCGCCACGACCGACACGCGCACCGCCCGCACGTGGGCGCTCGTGCCCGCCCTCATCGTGTGCGGCGCGGCCGTGCTGCTGTTCGGCGTGCAGCTCAAGTGGCCCGGCTACGCGATGCTCGCGGTGGGGCTCGTCGTCGCCTGGATCGTCGAGCGCGCGACCGGCGAGCACGCGCTGCTGCGCGACCTCGGGCTGATCGCGCTCGGCCAGGTGATCATCTCCACCATCTCGCTCGAGGCCGACATCAGCTACGCGAACATGGCGCTCATGGGGGCGGTGCTCGCGCTCGCTGTGGCCGTGCCGTACGTGATCTCGCGGTTCGTGTTCGGCGATCGCATCATCCGCTTCCCGTGGCGCACGGGGCATCGCTGGACGCCGGTGCAGTGGTCGTACCTGGGCCTCGTGGTGCTGCTCGGCTGGCTGATCCTGCCGTTCTACTTCATCACGTCTGGCGTGTACACGAACTGGCCGACCGTCACCGAGCCCGACGAGATCGCGCGCCTGTTCGTCGGCGTCAACGCGGTGGGCATCTGGGACGAGCTGTTCTTCATCGTCACGTGCTTCGCGCTGCTGCGCCGGCACTTCCCCGACTGGCTCGCGAACTGCCTGCAGGCGATCGTGTTCGTGTCGTTCCTGTGGGAGCTCGGCTACCAGTCCTGGGGCCCGCTGCTGACGATCCCGTTCGCGCTGCTCCAGGGCTGGACGTTCCGGCTCACGAAGTCGCTCACGTACGTGATCACGGTGCACCTGCTGTTCGACCTCGTGGTGTTCCTCGTGATCGTGTACGCGCACCTCGGCGTGCCGCCGATCTTCCTGCTCGCGCCGTAGCCGTGGCCTTGACTCGGCCGCCGCTCAGGCGGCGGTGAGGTACTCGGCCAGCACGACCGCGTGGTTGTGCTCGCGATCCTTCGCGCCGTAGAGCAGCGTCACGTGCGGGTGCGTGCGCACGTAGTTGCGGAGGTACTCCGCGGCCGCATTGGTCGCGAGCTCCGCTCGGTACTGCTCGGCGAACTCGTCCCAGCGCTCGAGGTGCGCATGCCACTCGGCCCGCAGCGCGGGTGAGGGGGCGACGTCCTTCGTCCACGAATCGAGCACGGCCCGCTCCTGGGTCATGCCGCGCGGCCAGAGTCGGTCGACGAGGATGCGCACCCCGTCATCTGGTTCGGGATCGTCGTAGACCCGTTTCAGCCTGACGTCCATACCTCGATCATCCTCCTGTTGAACCGTTTCGGCTCGATTTCCGCGCGACTGCCGCCGATTCGTGTCCTCGTCCGGTCGGTCTCGCTTCTGTATAGACTCCCGCCTATGAATGACGCGGCGGATGCCCCTGGGGCCGAGCGGTCCCTGACGGTGCTCGCCGACCCCACTCGCGTGCGCATCCTCGGGCTCATCCG
Coding sequences within:
- a CDS encoding anti-sigma factor → MMLHCDDDELAVIALGDREPTREERDHLDGCLRCMGELDALRAASDLARETVGAPLQAPPASVWAGIHAELGLGEALRATPADASEADEAPAAPAAPPPATVPPAPVDLAERRRARGSRFWAPLLAAAAVLGLVVGVGAGIWWNSREPDPTVLAEAELAGFPDWPGASGVAVVEELPDGTREVVVDLSGVDDPDDLLEVWLIRGDASGLVSIGLLDGATGRFTVPAGLDLGEYPLVDVSAEPDDGDPAHSGDSIVRGDLRGA
- a CDS encoding M4 family metallopeptidase, producing MTTRMPRADARTRPAAHRSWIVPPYLLARIAVQPELGHAAIAARRTLDRDAPFREFRCTDEHPPSPPGVRAAPAPADRAPGTPFRRISDAGGREVLPGRLVRSEGGPDTGDEAVTEAYDGLGDMFGFLFEAYGRDSIDGAGMPLDATVHYGRDYDNAFWDGERMVFGDGDGEVFVGFTNSLSVIGHELAHGVTERTANLRYQGQSGALNEHVSDVFGALLEQYVRRQEARDASWLIGEGLFTDQVEGDAIRSMIAPGTAYDDDVLGRDPQPAHLRDYIETREDNGGVHLNSGIPNRAFVVAALRLGGPAWERAGRVWYDTLTSDRIGRDTDFAGFAAATLDTARARFSDTSAEALAVAEGWAEVGVLAG
- a CDS encoding CPBP family intramembrane glutamic endopeptidase: MTVATPATTDTRTARTWALVPALIVCGAAVLLFGVQLKWPGYAMLAVGLVVAWIVERATGEHALLRDLGLIALGQVIISTISLEADISYANMALMGAVLALAVAVPYVISRFVFGDRIIRFPWRTGHRWTPVQWSYLGLVVLLGWLILPFYFITSGVYTNWPTVTEPDEIARLFVGVNAVGIWDELFFIVTCFALLRRHFPDWLANCLQAIVFVSFLWELGYQSWGPLLTIPFALLQGWTFRLTKSLTYVITVHLLFDLVVFLVIVYAHLGVPPIFLLAP
- a CDS encoding DUF488 domain-containing protein; translated protein: MDVRLKRVYDDPEPDDGVRILVDRLWPRGMTQERAVLDSWTKDVAPSPALRAEWHAHLERWDEFAEQYRAELATNAAAEYLRNYVRTHPHVTLLYGAKDREHNHAVVLAEYLTAA